ACTCTCCGCGAGACTACGACGGGCACGGCAGCCACActctctccaccgccgccggcaACTTCGTGCCCGGCGCCAGCATCCTCGGCCACGCCAACGGCACCGCCAAGGGCGGCTCGCCTCGCGCCCGCGTCGCCGCCTACAAGGTCTGCTGGCCGCGGATCTTCCGAGGCGAGTGCTTCGACGCCGACATCCTGGCTGCCTTCGACGCAGCGATCCACGACGGCGTCGacgtcctctccctctcccttggCGGCCGTCCCTCCGCCTACTTCGAGAATTCGCTAGACATCGGGGCGTTCCACGCCGTGAAGAAGGGTATCACCGTCGTCTGCTCCGCCGGCAACTCGGGCCCCAATAACTCCACGGTCACGAACGTAGCGCCATGGATTCTCACCGTAGGCGCAAGCACTTTGGATCGGGATTTCCCCGCCGATGTCGTCTTCGGCAACAAGAGAGTCACGGTCGACTCCATGAACTCCCATTTCATCTTCACAGATCGATTCATGTCCACCATGCCAGCACACTAACTCTTCCTTTACAGGGAAAGAGTCTCTCCGAGGCATTGACAGGCAAAAAGCTCTACCCACTCATCAACTCCAAAGAAGCCAATCATGGCAATGCATCGAAGGAGAAGGCGTAAGTGACCTACTTACTGACTCAAGATCGAATCTTGTGAAGCTTGGACGGATCTAAGCGGAATCTACTTGCAGTGAGTTGTGCCTTCCGGGATCGCTGGACCCGGCAAAGGTGAAAGGCAAGATCGTCGTGTGCCTCCGCGGCAGCTCTGCAAGAGAAGCCAAGGGAGAGACCGTTCGTGAAGCTGGCGGAGTTGGGATGGTTCTCGCAAACTCTGGTAGCTTTGGGAACGAGATCATAGCTGATGTACATGTCCTCCCGGCAACTCACATCACCTTCTCCGATGGCCTCGCCCTCTACTCTTACCTCAACTCCACCAAGTAAGCTCTGTTTTGCTTGTTGCTCCAATCATTGGTAGCGTTCATATCTGCAACTGCGATGATTCTCTCTCAGGTCGCCGCTCGGTTACATTGCGGTCCACATGACGAAGCTTGGAGCGGAACCGGCGCCGGCCATGGCCTCTTTCTCCTCTAGAGGACCAAACACCATCACCCCCGGCATCCTCAAGGTTTGCTGAAGACCGTGTTATGGTTGATGCATGCATGCGTTGTGTAGCTGAAACATTTCAACCTGGCTTTGCAGCCTGACATTACTGCACCGGGCGTCGATGTTCTTGCTGCCTCCACCGGAGACGTTTCGCCAACAGAACTGGATTTCGATCGCCGGCGGGTGGCGTTCATGTTGAAATCTGGCACCTCCATGTCATGCCCTCACATATCAGGAGTCGTAGGTCTCCTCAAAGCTCTCCACCCCGGTTGGAGCCCTGCTGCAATCAAGTCCGCGATCATGACGACCGGTAAGAGCCGTCAACACCCGTGCTTAAATTAGCTTTCACTCGATTGCTTCATTGGACTCGTTGCAGCGAGAGTTTGGGACAACGAGAAGCTGCCATTGTTGGACGAGGCGACCTTCCTCGACGCCTCGCCGTTCAACTACGGCTCCGGCCACGTTCGACCAAACCGCGCCATGGATCCCGGCCTAGTTTACGATCTAACGACGACGGATTACTTGAACTTTCTGTGCGGCCTCGGCTACAACTCCACTCAGCTGGCAAAGTTCCGCTCCTACTCGTGCCCATCGAAGCCTCCTCACATCAAGGATCTCAACTATCCTTCCATCACCATCCCTGATCTGTCGTCCTCCACCAAGGTGACTCGTGTGGTGAAGAACGTGGGATCACCAGGCACGTATGCTGTCCGCGTGATCGAACCAAGAGGGATTTCAGTGACTGTAAGCCCCACCAATCTCACATTTGACgaggttggggaggagaagaagtttGAAGTCACGTTGAAGAAGATTAAGGAGGGGGAATCATCTGCAGAGTATGTGTTCGGTAGATTGGTATGGACTGATAGGAAACACTATGTTAGAACTCCACTGGTGGTGAAGTCTACCTCATAAAAGccactattttttatttgattaatatgtatgaaataaattttaatttaaaatatattattagcatAAACCTATATTTGATCgtgatatattataattaaatttcaAAATAAGATTTAGTATATATTTCAAATGTCACATAATCATTATATGGTGTAGCTTTTTACTCTATTAGCTTAACTGTGGAAGACTCTTCTAAAGGTCATTTGGGGAGGGGGTTGTGTGTATAATTAGTTTTATGAGGAGAGATATTTATGTGAAGGAAAGAAACCAAACAAGTACTTTAAAAAAGGTTCATCTCTATGCCCAACCTTCTTTTTCCAGGCGGccgctctctctctcgctccccaATTTCTTCGACCAACCTTCCCCTCCTCTTCGCCCCTCGCTTCCATCACTTCTTCTCTGCAACAGGTAATtaatctctctatctctctctctaggcgtgtgtgtgtgtgtgtgtgtgtgttttgggcTCGAGCTCGTGGTTCCCATTTGAACCTTTTGATGAGTCCATGAGACGCTCGAGACCCTCATCGCCGCTTGCGATTCGATCGCGGATTTcccctttttttctttcctcttgtCTGATTAAAGATCCAATGTTTTCTAGATGTTCTTGGTGAGATCCCTCTTTCTTTCCCCTGTTAATAACAATTTGTGGGTGGTTTGGAGATTTCTTTGTTTCGTTGTCGAAAAGTTCggattttgacaaaaaaaaatttcGAAAGGTGAGGTTTTGGATCCGGTCTGCGTCAAAGCTCGGATTTTTGACGAGGGGGCATGGATCAGCAGCCCGGCCACCCTGTCCCACCGATGATCGGCGTCCCCCCCGGGGTCCCGTATCAGGCCTATCAGAACCTCtaccaccagcagcagcagcagcaactccAGATGTTCTGGGCTGACCAGTACCGCGAGATCGAGCAGACCACCGACTTCCGCAACCACAGCCTGCCGCTCGCTCGGATCAAGAAGATCATGAAGGCTGATGAGGACGTGCGCATGATCGCCGCCGAGGCCCCCGTGGTCTTCGCTCGGGCCTGCGAGATGTTCATCCTGGAGCTCACGCACCGGTCGTGGGCCCACGCCGAGGAGAACAAGCGCCGGACTCTGCAGAAGAACGACATAGCGGCGGCCATCAGCCGCACTGACGTGTTCGACTTCCTCATTGATATTGTGCCGAGGGAGGAGGGGAAGGAAGACGTTGCCCACGCCCTCGGAGGCCCACCTGTCGACCCTCTCTCCTACTACTATGTCCCCAAATAGCAGCGGTGCGAGTCTTTGAGCAATTCTCATATGCTCTCATTTGCATAAATGCATTAGCATGACTATAGACTTATGATGCTGAACTCGGTATGCTGTGTTTGATGCTGATGGAAGAACCTAATAGTGAGTAGAATTTGCTTGCCATGGCTGGTGATGTGTTCGTGTTGGTGAGTTTCTGCTGTACAACTGTGTCCCATCCAATTGCATTTATGTTTAATGACAAGCTTATGTTATCTGACATCCTGCTATGAAGCTTGATTCATGTAAGTTTTGTTGCATACATGTTCGATGAGAAGCTTATTCTACTTGGCATGCTGCTATAGGACTTGGTTCATATGGGTGTTGTTACCTCTAAGTTAACTGTTGTGGAATGGTTCAAGTAATATGCACGATGAGGAGTTTGAGATTCCATTTGGGATGTATGTGCTTGCTGGTTATTTTTTCCTGCTCAATTTGCAAATATGCTAGGAATAATACTACTTTATGACTAGCTTTATGCATGAAAtttgaggaaaatatttttttacatttcTCTATGAAAAAATGTGTGAGAATTGGGAGAGGAGATTATTATAGGCATGATGGTTAAGGT
Above is a genomic segment from Musa acuminata AAA Group cultivar baxijiao chromosome BXJ3-4, Cavendish_Baxijiao_AAA, whole genome shotgun sequence containing:
- the LOC135636833 gene encoding subtilisin-like protease SBT5.3 isoform X2, which produces MKWFAPSHRSSKHFALCAINPKHGKTEHRNPGFSPRDPSRGREGGKEMEMAGRNSTLLLLFAFVFFILLLQRPVFATKEAYVVYLGEHSRDPDLSPWEASMRATESHHELLASVLKDKEKVEDAIFYSYTHNINGFAAYLEEEDAMEISKYPGVVSVFPNRGYSLHTTRSWEFLGLERNSETHSAWNKARFGEDVIIANLDSGVWPEHQSFKDDGYGAVPSRWRGICQQDSDQSFSCNRKLIGARYFNKAYGAAAGPLNATFYSPRDYDGHGSHTLSTAAGNFVPGASILGHANGTAKGGSPRARVAAYKVCWPRIFRGECFDADILAAFDAAIHDGVDVLSLSLGGRPSAYFENSLDIGAFHAVKKGITVVCSAGNSGPNNSTVTNVAPWILTVGASTLDRDFPADVVFGNKRVTGKSLSEALTGKKLYPLINSKEANHGNASKEKAELCLPGSLDPAKVKGKIVVCLRGSSAREAKGETVREAGGVGMVLANSGSFGNEIIADVHVLPATHITFSDGLALYSYLNSTKSPLGYIAVHMTKLGAEPAPAMASFSSRGPNTITPGILKPDITAPGVDVLAASTGDVSPTELDFDRRRVAFMLKSGTSMSCPHISGVVGLLKALHPGWSPAAIKSAIMTTARVWDNEKLPLLDEATFLDASPFNYGSGHVRPNRAMDPGLVYDLTTTDYLNFLCGLGYNSTQLAKFRSYSCPSKPPHIKDLNYPSITIPDLSSSTKVTRVVKNVGSPGTYAVRVIEPRGISVTVSPTNLTFDEVGEEKKFEVTLKKIKEGESSAEYVFGRLVWTDRKHYVRTPLVVKSTS
- the LOC135636833 gene encoding subtilisin-like protease SBT5.3 isoform X1 gives rise to the protein MDCVLLASLCVQAYVVYLGEHSRDPDLSPWEASMRATESHHELLASVLKDKEKVEDAIFYSYTHNINGFAAYLEEEDAMEISKYPGVVSVFPNRGYSLHTTRSWEFLGLERNSETHSAWNKARFGEDVIIANLDSGVWPEHQSFKDDGYGAVPSRWRGICQQDSDQSFSCNRKLIGARYFNKAYGAAAGPLNATFYSPRDYDGHGSHTLSTAAGNFVPGASILGHANGTAKGGSPRARVAAYKVCWPRIFRGECFDADILAAFDAAIHDGVDVLSLSLGGRPSAYFENSLDIGAFHAVKKGITVVCSAGNSGPNNSTVTNVAPWILTVGASTLDRDFPADVVFGNKRVTGKSLSEALTGKKLYPLINSKEANHGNASKEKAELCLPGSLDPAKVKGKIVVCLRGSSAREAKGETVREAGGVGMVLANSGSFGNEIIADVHVLPATHITFSDGLALYSYLNSTKSPLGYIAVHMTKLGAEPAPAMASFSSRGPNTITPGILKPDITAPGVDVLAASTGDVSPTELDFDRRRVAFMLKSGTSMSCPHISGVVGLLKALHPGWSPAAIKSAIMTTARVWDNEKLPLLDEATFLDASPFNYGSGHVRPNRAMDPGLVYDLTTTDYLNFLCGLGYNSTQLAKFRSYSCPSKPPHIKDLNYPSITIPDLSSSTKVTRVVKNVGSPGTYAVRVIEPRGISVTVSPTNLTFDEVGEEKKFEVTLKKIKEGESSAEYVFGRLVWTDRKHYVRTPLVVKSTS
- the LOC135634948 gene encoding nuclear transcription factor Y subunit C-6-like, with the translated sequence MDQQPGHPVPPMIGVPPGVPYQAYQNLYHQQQQQQLQMFWADQYREIEQTTDFRNHSLPLARIKKIMKADEDVRMIAAEAPVVFARACEMFILELTHRSWAHAEENKRRTLQKNDIAAAISRTDVFDFLIDIVPREEGKEDVAHALGGPPVDPLSYYYVPK